The following coding sequences lie in one Arachis ipaensis cultivar K30076 chromosome B05, Araip1.1, whole genome shotgun sequence genomic window:
- the LOC110262884 gene encoding uncharacterized protein LOC110262884, producing MVYFVNDEVNKDWSVVMHLKPRDSYDMGGNEDDEACENEPCKRGTRIYLKQQQLQILHKTSQLQLQIPPEKSRQLQMHHKSSPQQLQIPPERHRQLQIPPETSRQQLQIPPEISQQLQIPPGISQQLQVPHKTSRQ from the exons ATGGTGTATTTTGTCAATGATGAAGTGAATAAAGATTGGAGTGTTGTCATGCATTTGAAGCCAAGAGACTCATATGATATGGGGGGAAATGAAGATGATGAAGCATGCGAGAATGAGCCATG CAAAAGAGGTACAAGAATCTACTTAAAGCAGCAGCAGCTGCAAATTCTTCACAAGACAAGTCAACTGCAGCTGCAAATTCCTCCCGAGAAAAGTCGGCAGCTTCAAATGCATCACAAGTCAAGTCCGCAGCAGCTACAAATTCCTCCCGAAAGACATCGGCAGCTGCAAATTCCTCCCGAGACAAGTCGGCAGCAGCTGCAAATTCCTCCCGAGATAAGTCAGCAGCTTCAAATTCCTCCCGGGATAAGTCAGCAACTGCAAGTTCCTCACAAGACAAGTCGGCAGTAG
- the LOC110272179 gene encoding uncharacterized protein LOC110272179 yields MSIDKSWIGKPRNTHEYKDGLNKFLDFTFEHRSLGGRQIKCPYPVCGFSKWQTREKFFEHLIVKPFPENYKVWYWLGEEAVGVGSQAHQTSHIVQDDLTSQHPMVTMLNDAFGVTGPDLNEDGYGDEDNIEDGDEDEDNIEDGDGDNVEIVEFYKLLEDGSEQLYEGCTKYSKLSFLISLYHIKCLYRISDKAMTEILKLIKDAFGNAKISNTFYEAKKTINKLGLNYTKIPACPNDCMLY; encoded by the coding sequence ATGTCAATCGATAAGTCATGGATTGGAAAACCACGAAACACGCATGAGTATAAAGATGGTCTAAACAAGTTTTTGGATTTCACTTTTGAGCATCGATCTCTCGGGGGTCGTCAGATTAAATGCCCTTATCCGGTGTGTGGTTTTAGCAAGTGGCAAACAAGAGAGAAATTTTTTGAACATTTAATAGTAAAGCCATTTCCAGAAAACTACAAAGTTTGGTATTGGCTTGGTGAAGAAGCAGTTGGAGTTGGGTCACAAGCTCATCAAACTAGTCATATTGTACAAGATGATTTGACATCTCAACATCCAATGGTAACAATGCTCAATGACGCATTTGGAGTTACTGGACCTGACTTGAATGaagatggatatggagatgaAGACAAcatagaagatggagatgaagatGAAGACAACATAGAAGATGGAGATGGAGACAATGTAGAAATTGTAGAATTTTACAAGTTATTGGAAGATGGTAGTGAACAATTGTATGAAGGGTGCACAAAGTATTCAAAACTGTCTTTCTTGATTAGTCTGTATCACATAAAGTGCTTATACAGAATAAGCGACAAAGCTATGACCGAAATTCTCAAGTTAATAAAAGATGCTTTTGGAAATGCGAAGATTTCAAATACATTCTATGAGGCCAAGAAAACCATAAACAAACTAGGGCTTAATTATACCAAGATACCTGCTTGCCCTAATGATTGCATGTTATATTAG